Proteins from a genomic interval of Treponema succinifaciens DSM 2489:
- a CDS encoding DUF3990 domain-containing protein — protein MTLYHGSNVDIPLFRQFSDGLIYVENLVKEMEFKKLTNQYSFHTEKSLPYLLKTGVENL, from the coding sequence ATGACGCTTTATCACGGTTCAAATGTTGATATTCCACTTTTCAGGCAGTTTTCCGACGGGCTTATTTATGTTGAAAACTTGGTAAAAGAAATGGAATTCAAAAAACTGACAAACCAGTATTCGTTTCATACAGAAAAATCGTTGCCATATCTTTTAAAAACCGGAGTTGAAAATCTCTAA
- a CDS encoding AAA family ATPase gives MLIKKITLENFRQFKGLQSVEFSEDNVKNITIILGENGAGKTTFAQAFRWCLYGKTTFTDSILLNKEISQNLGPNKESFVRVSLQLIHNNTQYEITREQKYTTNATGELNTPNSSELKIKYRNPQGNTKFVEQREVDLRIKEILPSELSNYFFFDGERIQNMSKEINDGKSAEFKDAVERLLGLSAFTITLDHLNGRSSSSVIKSYNRDFDSKANSQIADLQDKIDFLNKELDRIDERSREIDADVSNLEKQQEELSKEMEANKDSENLIKEKNCYEVSIEKLKKEKSDTISSFVDIFNSKGLSWFSRKIIRDVLTELAETDSLDKGIPDITAKTIDYLKQRGFCICGTCLKENSKELEAFDELLKFIPPKSLGNFISDFSGSAKQRLADSENFYEDSIVKKYREIREKDSGLEELNSEISEIEKRLKNIKSSADLQLKFEENKRKIVELNGEKSSLLEEKGAKTEQQSRAQSSLDEQALKSDSNKKIAVYKAYAIYMYQLLKDDYSKREKEVRERLQENINEIFKNIYNGKLSLQVDEKYNIKVGLDEFASYNGMIETSTAQSMSVIFAFIAGVIKMARENAKNRNSDMSLQSEPYPLVMDAPLSNFDKKRVKNVCETLPKIAEQVIFFSYDKDAEVAEENMSAKIGKRYEFIKINELETRIEAR, from the coding sequence ATGCTTATAAAAAAAATCACGCTCGAAAATTTTAGACAGTTTAAAGGCCTTCAGTCTGTAGAATTTTCAGAAGACAATGTGAAAAATATCACGATTATTCTTGGTGAAAATGGCGCCGGAAAAACAACTTTTGCTCAAGCATTCAGATGGTGTTTGTATGGAAAAACAACTTTTACAGATTCTATTTTGCTGAATAAGGAAATTTCTCAAAATCTAGGCCCAAACAAAGAATCTTTTGTAAGAGTTTCACTACAGCTTATACATAACAATACGCAATATGAAATAACTCGGGAACAAAAATACACAACGAATGCGACAGGAGAACTGAATACGCCGAACAGTTCTGAATTGAAAATCAAGTATAGAAATCCACAGGGAAATACTAAATTTGTTGAACAAAGAGAAGTTGATTTAAGAATAAAGGAAATACTTCCTTCCGAGCTTTCTAATTATTTTTTCTTTGACGGTGAACGAATACAAAATATGAGCAAAGAAATAAATGATGGAAAGAGTGCTGAATTCAAAGATGCTGTAGAACGATTATTGGGGCTTTCCGCCTTTACAATCACTCTCGACCATTTAAATGGACGTTCAAGTTCTTCTGTGATAAAAAGTTACAACAGAGACTTTGATTCAAAAGCAAATTCCCAGATTGCAGATTTACAAGATAAGATTGATTTTTTGAATAAAGAACTTGATAGAATTGATGAAAGAAGCAGAGAAATCGATGCTGATGTATCAAATCTTGAAAAACAGCAGGAAGAACTTTCTAAAGAAATGGAAGCAAACAAAGATTCTGAAAACCTTATAAAAGAGAAAAATTGTTATGAAGTTTCTATTGAAAAATTAAAAAAAGAAAAAAGTGATACGATTTCTAGTTTTGTTGACATTTTCAATAGCAAAGGTTTATCTTGGTTTTCAAGGAAAATTATCAGAGATGTTTTAACAGAACTTGCTGAGACGGATAGTCTTGATAAAGGAATTCCTGACATTACTGCGAAAACAATAGATTATCTAAAGCAAAGAGGCTTTTGTATCTGCGGAACTTGCTTAAAAGAAAACTCAAAAGAACTTGAAGCATTTGATGAATTATTGAAATTTATTCCGCCTAAAAGTCTTGGAAATTTTATTTCAGATTTTAGCGGAAGCGCAAAGCAGCGCCTTGCTGACTCTGAAAATTTTTATGAAGATTCCATTGTTAAAAAGTACAGAGAAATCAGAGAAAAAGATTCTGGACTAGAAGAATTGAATTCGGAAATTTCAGAAATTGAAAAACGGCTTAAAAATATTAAGTCTTCGGCAGATTTGCAACTAAAATTTGAAGAAAACAAAAGAAAGATTGTAGAGCTTAATGGGGAAAAGTCTTCTTTGCTTGAAGAAAAAGGCGCAAAAACAGAACAGCAAAGCAGAGCTCAATCTTCTCTTGATGAGCAGGCTTTAAAAAGTGACAGCAATAAGAAAATTGCAGTGTATAAAGCCTATGCAATATATATGTATCAGTTGTTAAAAGATGACTATTCAAAACGGGAAAAGGAAGTAAGGGAACGGCTTCAGGAAAATATCAATGAGATATTCAAGAATATCTACAACGGAAAACTTTCATTGCAAGTAGATGAAAAATACAATATAAAAGTTGGACTTGATGAATTTGCAAGTTACAACGGCATGATTGAAACTTCAACGGCGCAAAGTATGTCTGTCATTTTTGCTTTTATTGCAGGTGTTATAAAAATGGCTCGTGAAAATGCAAAAAATAGAAATTCTGATATGTCTTTACAATCAGAACCATATCCACTTGTAATGGATGCCCCCCTTTCAAATTTTGACAAGAAACGTGTAAAAAACGTTTGCGAAACTCTTCCTAAAATTGCAGAGCAAGTTATTTTCTTTTCCTATGACAAAGATGCAGAAGTCGCAGAAGAAAATATGAGTGCAAAAATTGGAAAAAGATACGAGTTCATAAAAATAAATGAACTGGAAACTAGAATTGAAGCGAGGTAG
- a CDS encoding PTS sugar transporter subunit IIA — protein sequence MVFAKIFSPKSIIVNLESEDKDELFEEMVQVIHSEHPEVGRDDALAVLHAREAQMSTGIMHGVAVPHGICSSVKGCVGAIGISRKGIDYDALDGSPVNLVFMLLCGPNDNNLLLEILKELAVVLQDPLFITKLFEKTSPQEVFDALCEAESQ from the coding sequence ATGGTTTTTGCAAAAATATTCTCTCCTAAAAGCATAATTGTAAACCTTGAAAGCGAAGATAAAGACGAGCTTTTTGAGGAAATGGTGCAAGTTATCCATTCTGAACATCCGGAAGTAGGCAGGGACGATGCGCTTGCAGTTCTTCATGCACGTGAAGCTCAGATGAGCACTGGCATAATGCATGGTGTTGCTGTTCCGCATGGAATTTGCAGTTCTGTAAAAGGCTGTGTCGGAGCAATAGGAATAAGCCGCAAAGGTATTGATTATGACGCTTTGGACGGTTCTCCTGTAAACCTTGTATTTATGCTTTTGTGCGGTCCGAATGACAACAATCTTCTTCTTGAGATTTTAAAAGAGCTTGCCGTTGTTCTGCAAGATCCTCTGTTTATAACAAAACTTTTTGAAAAAACTTCACCGCAGGAAGTCTTCGATGCTTTGTG
- a CDS encoding esterase-like activity of phytase family protein, with translation MKRQLFYALAAMAAFLPVSCASTSKAGADSTSPFEKVGLNGSEVSYTVLAKTNDGVEIQNGGYGSDACAHPTDSSLFYLVTDRGPNIDFKGNSGKGKMFPVSSYAPRIGLFKMNKDGSLSLVKEITLKSPDGKEITGLPNPNGKGATGEIAYDLDGNILGTDEYGLDSEGIVAMKDGTFWISDEYGPHIVHYNAEGKQIERISPFGMDTGKRHLPAVLARRRANRGMEGLAITPDEKTLVGIMQSMLFNPSKKEISNKQLVRIVTFDIKTGSTKQYAYIQNKETDSTCGITALSNTEFVVIERDGKFSGEKEAHKYLFKIDLKDATDITGENPESKDGLLINGKTLEQCTTEEIEAAEIKPVKKEFLVDLVEYLPNKYPHDKLEGLWILDSNTIAVANDNDFAINVENNQLVQKKLPGTGRIDNDVIYVIKLPRSLR, from the coding sequence ATGAAAAGACAATTATTTTATGCATTGGCTGCAATGGCGGCTTTTTTGCCGGTTTCCTGTGCTTCAACATCAAAGGCAGGAGCAGATTCAACATCTCCGTTTGAAAAAGTCGGCTTGAACGGAAGCGAAGTTTCCTACACTGTTCTTGCAAAAACAAATGACGGCGTGGAAATTCAAAACGGCGGATACGGCTCAGACGCGTGCGCCCATCCAACGGATTCAAGTCTATTTTATTTAGTAACAGACCGCGGTCCGAACATCGATTTTAAGGGGAACAGCGGAAAAGGAAAAATGTTCCCGGTTTCTTCTTACGCTCCAAGAATCGGACTTTTCAAGATGAACAAAGACGGCTCACTTTCGCTCGTAAAAGAAATCACACTGAAATCTCCTGACGGAAAAGAAATAACCGGTCTTCCAAACCCAAACGGAAAAGGCGCGACTGGAGAAATTGCCTACGACCTTGACGGAAACATTCTTGGAACAGACGAATACGGGCTTGACAGCGAGGGAATCGTTGCGATGAAAGACGGAACTTTCTGGATTTCTGATGAATACGGTCCGCACATTGTCCACTACAACGCAGAAGGAAAGCAGATTGAAAGAATAAGCCCGTTCGGAATGGACACAGGAAAAAGGCATCTTCCGGCAGTTCTTGCGCGCCGCCGTGCAAACCGCGGAATGGAAGGTCTTGCAATAACTCCGGACGAAAAAACTCTTGTAGGAATCATGCAGTCCATGCTTTTCAATCCTTCAAAGAAAGAAATTTCAAACAAGCAGCTTGTTCGCATTGTAACTTTTGACATTAAAACTGGCAGCACAAAGCAGTACGCTTATATTCAAAACAAGGAGACAGATTCCACCTGCGGAATTACGGCGCTTTCGAACACAGAATTTGTCGTAATTGAACGCGACGGAAAGTTTTCCGGCGAAAAAGAAGCCCATAAGTATCTTTTCAAAATTGACCTTAAAGACGCGACAGACATAACAGGAGAAAATCCTGAATCGAAGGACGGACTTCTAATAAACGGAAAAACTCTTGAGCAGTGCACAACAGAAGAGATTGAGGCCGCTGAAATTAAGCCTGTAAAAAAAGAATTCCTTGTTGACCTTGTGGAATATCTTCCGAACAAATATCCGCACGACAAGCTTGAAGGTCTTTGGATTTTGGACAGCAATACAATCGCCGTGGCAAACGACAACGACTTTGCAATCAATGTTGAAAATAACCAGCTTGTGCAGAAAAAACTCCCGGGAACAGGCAGAATTGATAACGATGTGATTTACGTAATAAAACTTCCAAGGAGCTTGAGGTAA
- a CDS encoding DUF1829 domain-containing protein, which yields MKKTEIDTLIDSYFKWLKENTSSKIINDTWSEITTPYLDRHNDCLQIYAKKEGDKIILSDDGYIIDDLKTCGCYLDSPRRKEILNTTLRGFGVLLDDNQLIVKTLAENFPQKKHDLIQAMLAVNDLFYLSKPQVQNLFFDDVVAWFDKNDIRYVQKVKFSGKTGFDNMFDFSIPKSRKYSERLVQTITNPSKENSMNLVFKWIDTKDERPAESVLFAMLNDSEKAIASQVNEAFSNYGINVVPWSEKEKFVEKLAS from the coding sequence ATGAAAAAAACAGAAATAGATACTCTTATTGATAGTTATTTTAAATGGCTGAAAGAAAATACTTCTTCAAAAATCATAAATGATACTTGGTCTGAAATAACAACACCGTATTTAGACAGGCACAATGATTGCCTTCAGATTTATGCCAAAAAAGAAGGCGATAAGATTATTCTTTCAGATGACGGTTATATTATCGATGATTTGAAAACTTGTGGCTGCTATTTGGATTCTCCTAGACGAAAAGAAATTTTGAATACAACTCTTCGTGGTTTTGGTGTTCTGCTGGATGACAATCAGTTGATTGTAAAAACTTTAGCAGAAAATTTTCCTCAGAAAAAGCATGACTTGATTCAGGCTATGCTTGCTGTCAATGATTTATTTTATCTTTCTAAGCCTCAAGTGCAGAATCTGTTTTTTGATGATGTTGTCGCTTGGTTTGATAAAAATGATATTCGTTATGTGCAGAAAGTAAAATTTTCAGGGAAAACTGGTTTTGACAATATGTTTGATTTTAGCATACCAAAGTCAAGAAAATATTCAGAAAGGCTTGTGCAGACTATAACGAATCCATCAAAAGAAAATTCTATGAATCTTGTTTTTAAGTGGATTGATACAAAAGATGAGCGGCCGGCAGAGTCAGTTCTATTTGCAATGTTAAATGATTCTGAGAAAGCTATTGCTTCTCAGGTTAATGAGGCGTTTTCAAACTATGGAATAAATGTTGTTCCTTGGTCTGAAAAAGAAAAGTTTGTTGAAAAGTTGGCTTCATAA
- a CDS encoding DEAD/DEAH box helicase family protein, with the protein MLQKFKNPLIDNSQNYKLSSYIKTLLLDENYNEFYIATGYWDIPSVALIFEELNNFLERPDTKIKLLLGKDPEVQNYQLSHADEIDLNDYPASYIKYHLDNIPVVADYEDAISLLLNYCIGENPKFEIHTYQDSNHSSFLHAKCYIFKGKNDSCAIVGSSNFTKKGLEDNSELNYLEMNSSNVVVRPENGTSVKGHIFWFDEKWKNSKSWGKIFIYTVLKTNIGCRSFSKGIENKFISENKKLQIEKIKNGEIENKMNIPRIPLDITLFDYQNEAISEWEKQNYKGIFDMATGTGKTLTGLGAVSKLSEVLNDRLAVFIVCPYQHLVEQWVEDIEKFGMKPIIGYSSSEQKNWKSLLKYAVEDFNLEIKNKTFFCFISTNATFSSEFVQNQISKLHGNALLVVDEAHNFGAEYLRKLLSNKFSYRLALSATLERHGDKEGTQSLYDYFGKKCIEYGLERAIKEKKLTRYKYYPVVVSLTDDEFVYYEQYSREISKCVVKGKNGKLKLNEKGKRIALQRARLVAGAANKIGALKEQIMPYINDNHILVYCGATKVFDENSGLDDSNDDEISEGKRQIEVVTDLLGNLLGMKVAQFTSKENMQERAVIKQEFSEGKNLQALIAIKCLDEGVNIPAIKTAFILASTTNPKEYIQRRGRVLRKSDGKDFAEIYDFITLPRPLTEVIYETEEQKKKGRTLVINELVRAIEFARLSMTEISAMKRIEEIKKLYELTDKDLIFKEDFENEQ; encoded by the coding sequence ATGTTACAGAAATTCAAAAATCCTTTAATTGATAATTCTCAAAATTACAAGCTTAGCTCATATATAAAAACTTTGTTGCTAGATGAAAATTATAATGAGTTTTATATAGCGACCGGTTATTGGGATATTCCATCTGTTGCACTTATTTTTGAGGAACTCAATAATTTTCTTGAACGGCCAGATACAAAAATAAAACTTCTGCTTGGTAAAGACCCAGAAGTTCAGAATTATCAATTGAGCCATGCTGATGAAATTGACTTAAATGATTATCCGGCTAGTTACATCAAGTATCATTTGGACAATATTCCTGTTGTTGCTGATTATGAGGATGCGATTTCTTTACTTTTAAACTATTGTATCGGAGAAAATCCAAAGTTTGAAATTCATACTTATCAAGATTCTAATCACTCTAGCTTTCTTCATGCAAAGTGCTACATATTCAAGGGCAAAAATGATTCCTGCGCGATTGTAGGAAGTTCCAATTTTACAAAGAAAGGACTTGAAGATAATTCAGAGTTGAATTACTTAGAAATGAATTCTTCTAATGTCGTCGTGCGTCCTGAAAACGGAACTTCTGTAAAAGGTCATATCTTCTGGTTTGATGAAAAATGGAAGAACAGTAAGTCTTGGGGAAAAATCTTTATTTATACAGTTTTAAAGACAAATATAGGCTGTCGTTCGTTCTCAAAAGGGATCGAAAACAAGTTCATTTCAGAAAATAAAAAATTACAGATTGAAAAAATAAAGAATGGGGAAATTGAAAACAAAATGAATATTCCAAGGATTCCTTTAGATATAACTCTTTTTGATTATCAAAACGAGGCGATTTCAGAATGGGAAAAACAAAATTACAAAGGCATCTTTGATATGGCAACAGGAACTGGCAAAACGCTCACAGGTTTAGGTGCGGTTTCAAAGTTGAGCGAAGTTTTAAATGACAGGCTTGCAGTTTTCATAGTTTGTCCTTATCAGCATTTAGTTGAACAATGGGTTGAAGATATTGAAAAATTCGGAATGAAACCAATTATCGGCTATAGTTCTTCAGAACAGAAAAACTGGAAATCATTGCTAAAATATGCTGTTGAAGATTTTAATCTAGAGATAAAAAATAAAACGTTTTTTTGCTTTATTTCTACAAACGCTACATTTTCTTCCGAATTTGTTCAAAACCAAATCTCTAAACTGCATGGAAACGCATTGCTTGTTGTTGATGAAGCTCATAATTTCGGTGCGGAATATTTGAGAAAACTTTTGAGCAATAAATTTTCTTATCGTCTTGCACTTTCCGCTACATTGGAACGGCATGGCGATAAAGAAGGGACTCAATCACTTTATGATTATTTTGGAAAAAAGTGCATTGAATATGGTCTTGAGCGAGCCATCAAAGAGAAAAAGCTCACAAGATATAAATACTATCCGGTTGTTGTTTCACTAACAGATGATGAATTTGTTTATTATGAACAATATTCCCGTGAAATTTCAAAGTGCGTTGTAAAAGGAAAAAATGGAAAATTAAAGCTGAATGAAAAAGGCAAGCGAATTGCATTGCAACGGGCAAGACTTGTCGCAGGAGCGGCAAATAAAATTGGCGCTTTAAAAGAACAGATAATGCCTTATATAAATGATAATCACATTCTTGTTTACTGCGGAGCTACAAAAGTTTTCGATGAAAATTCTGGACTTGATGATTCTAACGATGATGAAATTTCAGAAGGAAAAAGGCAAATAGAAGTTGTTACAGATTTGCTTGGAAATCTTCTTGGAATGAAAGTAGCTCAGTTTACTTCAAAAGAAAATATGCAGGAACGCGCAGTTATAAAACAAGAATTTTCAGAAGGAAAAAATCTACAGGCGCTTATAGCAATAAAATGTCTCGACGAAGGAGTGAATATTCCTGCTATAAAAACAGCTTTCATTCTAGCAAGCACAACAAATCCGAAAGAGTACATTCAGCGGCGTGGACGTGTGTTAAGAAAATCAGACGGAAAAGATTTTGCAGAAATTTATGACTTTATAACGCTTCCTCGTCCTTTAACAGAAGTTATTTACGAAACAGAAGAACAGAAAAAGAAAGGAAGGACTTTGGTTATAAATGAACTGGTTAGGGCAATAGAATTTGCACGTCTTTCCATGACAGAGATTTCAGCAATGAAAAGAATTGAAGAAATAAAAAAACTGTATGAACTTACAGATAAGGATTTAATATTTAAGGAGGATTTTGAAAATGAGCAGTGA
- a CDS encoding NYN domain-containing protein: MEEIFKIAVFFDSENVPADKVPLIIDYLSGKGDILFQRAYADWSVSNTKSWKDQLNKTPITAIQQFHHNEKQAVDKLIMMDAIEMAINHADINLFAIIASDNGYHSLALRLRELGKRVIGIGEKAKCNPIWIKSCNEFSYLEDLDEKDEDILLSEKNENDEDVNLKDFSLEKFIETAFESTPFYNGTNTKLLSQIWETIYRQKSDFNVKDYGVKSPRELILKLNSKFKLTDDGKPQRTFFVEKTDLKENEIRKTGVIKRRIKNYRIISADDKSGDYFFYMGEINPRFKSNKLDKGTKVDFQVVDIPKASDSENKNGRATDVKVIG, encoded by the coding sequence ATGGAAGAAATATTTAAAATAGCTGTGTTTTTTGATTCTGAGAATGTTCCGGCTGATAAAGTTCCCTTGATAATTGATTATCTTTCTGGAAAAGGTGATATTCTTTTTCAGCGTGCGTATGCGGACTGGTCTGTTTCCAATACAAAATCATGGAAAGACCAGCTGAATAAAACGCCAATTACAGCTATTCAGCAATTCCATCATAACGAAAAACAGGCCGTTGATAAACTTATAATGATGGATGCTATTGAGATGGCGATAAACCACGCAGATATAAATTTGTTTGCGATTATTGCTTCTGATAATGGTTATCATTCATTGGCATTACGATTGCGTGAGCTAGGAAAACGTGTTATTGGAATCGGTGAAAAGGCGAAGTGCAACCCAATCTGGATAAAATCTTGTAATGAATTTTCATATTTGGAAGACTTAGATGAAAAAGATGAAGATATTCTTTTGAGTGAAAAAAACGAAAATGATGAGGATGTAAATCTAAAGGATTTTTCACTGGAAAAATTTATTGAAACTGCGTTTGAGTCCACTCCATTTTATAATGGAACAAACACAAAACTGCTTTCGCAAATTTGGGAAACGATTTACCGTCAAAAATCTGATTTTAATGTAAAAGATTATGGAGTAAAATCCCCAAGAGAGTTAATTCTAAAACTGAATTCAAAATTCAAATTGACAGATGACGGCAAGCCACAAAGAACATTTTTCGTGGAAAAAACAGATTTAAAAGAAAATGAAATTCGGAAAACTGGAGTTATAAAACGAAGAATAAAGAACTACAGGATTATCTCAGCTGACGATAAAAGTGGAGACTATTTCTTCTACATGGGTGAGATAAATCCTAGGTTTAAAAGTAATAAATTGGACAAAGGCACGAAAGTTGATTTCCAAGTTGTTGATATTCCAAAAGCCAGTGATTCTGAAAATAAAAACGGCCGGGCGACAGATGTCAAAGTTATTGGCTAA
- a CDS encoding DUF3791 domain-containing protein, with the protein MSNQEQNQIRYTVACVNEFARAKSLSKTQAFLYLLEHKALDFLTEFYDVEHTLSFDDAVSDMTQICQKNGGKVQ; encoded by the coding sequence ATGTCAAATCAGGAACAAAATCAAATCCGGTATACGGTCGCGTGTGTAAATGAATTTGCACGGGCTAAGTCGCTTTCAAAAACTCAGGCATTTTTGTATCTGCTGGAGCACAAAGCATTGGATTTTCTTACGGAATTTTATGATGTTGAGCATACGCTTTCTTTTGACGACGCGGTTTCTGATATGACGCAGATTTGCCAGAAAAACGGAGGCAAGGTTCAATGA
- a CDS encoding DUF6978 family protein — MSDKISKAEIEYLLNLEKNCKSSQKYIFPSLGGKIEIELSSTDKKEDFLLDVWRSHIDLTRTKFQNRARNTIPLVRLDINSAPHKNPDGEQLAGTHLHIYKEGYNDKFAYSLPGEFTDCKSPGDFLEKFMDYCHIIKKPIIEEDLFV, encoded by the coding sequence ATGTCAGATAAAATTTCAAAAGCAGAAATTGAATATCTTCTTAACCTTGAAAAGAATTGTAAATCTTCACAAAAATACATTTTTCCAAGTTTAGGCGGAAAAATAGAGATTGAATTATCATCAACCGATAAGAAGGAAGACTTTTTGTTAGATGTTTGGCGTTCTCATATTGATTTGACAAGAACAAAATTTCAAAATCGAGCTAGAAATACGATTCCGCTTGTAAGACTTGATATTAATTCTGCACCACATAAAAATCCTGATGGGGAGCAGCTGGCCGGAACACATCTTCATATTTATAAAGAAGGTTATAATGATAAATTTGCGTATTCCTTACCAGGCGAGTTTACGGATTGTAAAAGTCCGGGAGATTTTCTTGAAAAGTTTATGGATTATTGCCATATTATAAAAAAGCCAATAATCGAGGAGGATTTATTTGTATGA
- a CDS encoding sigma-70 family RNA polymerase sigma factor, which produces MTVSEIQNSLFSQYRNKGFLSENEITDCCICNNLDFFETDEVMQFLIDKKVLFSEKKGEIIYEEEDIYDKAQIDYDEFFDTVLTEYPDFKIIVAHIKSIKPPQHREWKNLIYEAQSGNVYAFNRMTEMYLRGVLRISYNFAKENYCDFEEAFQNGTIGLIRAIKNFDVTSPNSFASYYSLSVLSEMQRKYSVKNSFFDLPVHFSQKTFEFLGIISKYLAKGKTPEESIGIISDDFYLEINPKLKMYFLPYLDLDAISYENFAFDIHIEDDIIYESLKEQLNEVLHTLPERERKVLEMRFGLNNLKQMTLEEVGKYYNVSRERIRQIEKKALRRLRHPHRASGLRDYIDY; this is translated from the coding sequence ATGACTGTTTCAGAAATTCAAAATTCTCTTTTTTCTCAATATCGAAATAAAGGCTTTTTGTCTGAGAATGAAATTACAGATTGCTGTATTTGCAATAATCTAGATTTCTTTGAAACTGACGAAGTCATGCAGTTCCTTATAGATAAGAAAGTTTTGTTTTCAGAGAAAAAAGGTGAAATCATTTATGAGGAAGAAGACATTTATGATAAAGCTCAAATTGATTATGATGAATTTTTTGATACGGTTTTAACTGAATATCCAGACTTTAAAATTATCGTGGCACATATAAAAAGCATAAAACCTCCGCAGCATCGCGAATGGAAAAATCTTATTTATGAAGCTCAAAGCGGAAACGTTTATGCTTTTAACAGAATGACAGAAATGTATTTGCGAGGGGTTTTACGCATTTCTTATAACTTTGCAAAGGAAAATTATTGTGATTTTGAGGAGGCCTTTCAAAACGGCACAATAGGTTTAATCCGGGCAATAAAAAACTTTGATGTAACAAGTCCAAACTCATTTGCTAGTTATTATTCTCTTTCAGTATTAAGTGAGATGCAGCGGAAGTATAGCGTAAAAAACTCTTTTTTTGATTTACCAGTTCATTTTTCACAAAAGACCTTTGAATTTTTAGGAATAATTTCAAAATATCTTGCAAAAGGAAAAACTCCAGAAGAAAGCATTGGGATTATATCTGACGATTTTTACCTAGAAATCAATCCAAAATTAAAAATGTATTTTTTGCCTTATCTTGATTTAGACGCTATTTCGTATGAAAATTTTGCTTTTGATATCCATATTGAAGATGATATTATTTATGAATCATTAAAAGAGCAATTGAATGAAGTTTTACATACATTGCCAGAGCGGGAACGGAAAGTGTTAGAAATGCGGTTCGGACTTAATAATTTAAAACAGATGACGCTTGAAGAGGTTGGAAAATATTACAATGTTTCAAGAGAAAGAATCCGCCAGATAGAAAAAAAAGCTCTTAGAAGATTGCGGCATCCTCATCGAGCAAGCGGACTTAGAGATTATATAGATTATTAA
- the secG gene encoding preprotein translocase subunit SecG, which yields MAVLKTILLIAFVIICVLLVLLVLVQNEENNGMGSAFGGGQSTAFGARSASVLTKTTGVLAALFFVTAFGISLLNKAPAKEDLSSTVKEIQGEQTSSEDNGSWLQEELSPAEK from the coding sequence ATGGCTGTTTTAAAAACAATCCTTCTCATTGCGTTTGTAATTATCTGTGTGCTTTTAGTTCTTCTTGTTCTTGTTCAGAATGAAGAAAATAATGGCATGGGAAGCGCTTTTGGCGGCGGACAGTCTACAGCTTTTGGTGCCCGCTCAGCGAGTGTTCTTACAAAGACAACTGGTGTTCTTGCCGCATTGTTCTTTGTAACTGCTTTTGGAATTTCACTTTTGAACAAAGCTCCTGCAAAAGAAGACTTGTCTTCCACTGTAAAGGAAATTCAGGGAGAACAGACTTCTTCTGAGGATAACGGAAGCTGGCTTCAGGAGGAGCTTAGCCCGGCTGAAAAATAA